A genomic region of Glycine max cultivar Williams 82 chromosome 15, Glycine_max_v4.0, whole genome shotgun sequence contains the following coding sequences:
- the PHR27 gene encoding MYB-CC domain-containing transcription factor PHR27 isoform X3 — MERMFPPKKPSTMNSHDRPMCVQGDSGLVLTTDPKPRLRWTVELHERFVDAVTQLGGPDKATPKTIMRVMGVKGLTLYHLKSHLQKFRLGKQPHKEFNDHSIKDASALELQRNTASSSAMIGRNMNDNSHMVDAIRMQIEVQRRLHEQLEQVQKHLQLRIEAQGKYMQSILEKAYQTLAGENMASAATNLKGAIVPHHQGIPDMGVVMKEFGSPLGFSSFQDLENIYGGDQIDLQQNMEKPPLDHGFMPINETLCLGKKRSNNPYSGSGKSPLIWSDDLRLQDLGGPASSCLGPQDDPFKGDQIQIAPPGSLDRGASTDIDPMSEIYDSKPVLQSEEKKFDASSMKLERPSPRRAPLQAERMSPMISTGTMAQGRGSPFG, encoded by the exons aTGGAGAGAATGTTCCCTCCCAAGAAGCCCTCTACTATGAATTCCCATGACAGACCCATGTGTGTTCAAGGAGACTCGGGTCTTGTCCTCACCACTGACCCTAAACCTCGCCTCCGTTGGACTGTTGAGCTCCATGAACGCTTTGTTGATGCTGTTACTCAGCTTGGAGGGCCTGATA AGGCCACTCCTAAAACCATCATGAGGGTTATGGGGGTGAAGGGTCTCACCCTTTACCACCTCAAGAGCCACCTTCAG AAATTTAGGCTTGGCAAGCAGCCCCACAAGGAATTCAATGATCACTCGATTAAGGATG CTTCGGCTTTAGAACTGCAGCGAAACACTGCTTCGTCTTCTGCCATGATTGGCCGCAACATGAATGA TAACTCACACATGGTTGATGCGATTAGGATGCAAATAGAGGTGCAGAGAAGATTGCATGAACAACTTGAG CAGGTTCAAAAACACCTTCAGCTAAGGATTGAGGCTCAAGGGAAATACATGCAAAGCATATTGGAGAAGGCTTATCAAACACTTGCTGGTGAAAACATGGCATCTGCTGCCACTAACTTAAAGGGTGCTATTGTACCTCATCACCAAGGGATCCCTGACATGGGAGTAGTGATGAAGGAGTTTGGTTCCCCTCTtggtttttcttctttccaAGACCTTGAAAACATTTATGGAGGTGACCAAATTGACCTTCAGCAGAACATGGAGAAGCCACCCCTTGATCATGGTTTCATGCCAATCAATGAGACCTTGTGTCTGGGGAAGAAGAGGTCCAACAACCCTTACAGTGGGAGTGGGAAGAGCCCTTTGATTTGGAGTGATGATCTAAGGCTTCAAGATTTGGGAGGGCCAGCCTCATCATGCCTTGGCCCTCAAGATGACCCTTTCAAAGGTGATCAGATTCAGATTGCACCACCAGGATCATTGGATAGAGGAGCTAGCACTGACATTGATCCCATGTCAGAGATCTATGACTCAAAGCCTGTGCTTCAGAGTGAAGAGAAAAAGTTTGATGCATCATCTATGAAGCTTGAAAGGCCATCACCAAGAAGAGCACCTCTTCAGGCTGAAAGGATGAGCCCTATGATCAGCACTGGTACCATGGCACAAGGTAGAGGCTCACCATTTGGGTGA
- the PHR27 gene encoding MYB-CC domain-containing transcription factor PHR27 isoform X1, which translates to MERMFPPKKPSTMNSHDRPMCVQGDSGLVLTTDPKPRLRWTVELHERFVDAVTQLGGPDKATPKTIMRVMGVKGLTLYHLKSHLQKFRLGKQPHKEFNDHSIKDGMRASALELQRNTASSSAMIGRNMNDNSHMVDAIRMQIEVQRRLHEQLEQVQKHLQLRIEAQGKYMQSILEKAYQTLAGENMASAATNLKGAIVPHHQGIPDMGVVMKEFGSPLGFSSFQDLENIYGGDQIDLQQNMEKPPLDHGFMPINETLCLGKKRSNNPYSGSGKSPLIWSDDLRLQDLGGPASSCLGPQDDPFKGDQIQIAPPGSLDRGASTDIDPMSEIYDSKPVLQSEEKKFDASSMKLERPSPRRAPLQAERMSPMISTGTMAQGRGSPFG; encoded by the exons aTGGAGAGAATGTTCCCTCCCAAGAAGCCCTCTACTATGAATTCCCATGACAGACCCATGTGTGTTCAAGGAGACTCGGGTCTTGTCCTCACCACTGACCCTAAACCTCGCCTCCGTTGGACTGTTGAGCTCCATGAACGCTTTGTTGATGCTGTTACTCAGCTTGGAGGGCCTGATA AGGCCACTCCTAAAACCATCATGAGGGTTATGGGGGTGAAGGGTCTCACCCTTTACCACCTCAAGAGCCACCTTCAG AAATTTAGGCTTGGCAAGCAGCCCCACAAGGAATTCAATGATCACTCGATTAAGGATGGTATGAGAG CTTCGGCTTTAGAACTGCAGCGAAACACTGCTTCGTCTTCTGCCATGATTGGCCGCAACATGAATGA TAACTCACACATGGTTGATGCGATTAGGATGCAAATAGAGGTGCAGAGAAGATTGCATGAACAACTTGAG CAGGTTCAAAAACACCTTCAGCTAAGGATTGAGGCTCAAGGGAAATACATGCAAAGCATATTGGAGAAGGCTTATCAAACACTTGCTGGTGAAAACATGGCATCTGCTGCCACTAACTTAAAGGGTGCTATTGTACCTCATCACCAAGGGATCCCTGACATGGGAGTAGTGATGAAGGAGTTTGGTTCCCCTCTtggtttttcttctttccaAGACCTTGAAAACATTTATGGAGGTGACCAAATTGACCTTCAGCAGAACATGGAGAAGCCACCCCTTGATCATGGTTTCATGCCAATCAATGAGACCTTGTGTCTGGGGAAGAAGAGGTCCAACAACCCTTACAGTGGGAGTGGGAAGAGCCCTTTGATTTGGAGTGATGATCTAAGGCTTCAAGATTTGGGAGGGCCAGCCTCATCATGCCTTGGCCCTCAAGATGACCCTTTCAAAGGTGATCAGATTCAGATTGCACCACCAGGATCATTGGATAGAGGAGCTAGCACTGACATTGATCCCATGTCAGAGATCTATGACTCAAAGCCTGTGCTTCAGAGTGAAGAGAAAAAGTTTGATGCATCATCTATGAAGCTTGAAAGGCCATCACCAAGAAGAGCACCTCTTCAGGCTGAAAGGATGAGCCCTATGATCAGCACTGGTACCATGGCACAAGGTAGAGGCTCACCATTTGGGTGA
- the PHR27 gene encoding MYB-CC domain-containing transcription factor PHR27 isoform X4 gives MERMFPPKKPSTMNSHDRPMCVQGDSGLVLTTDPKPRLRWTVELHERFVDAVTQLGGPDKATPKTIMRVMGVKGLTLYHLKSHLQKFRLGKQPHKEFNDHSIKDASALELQRNTASSSAMIGRNMNDNSHMVDAIRMQIEVQRRLHEQLEVQKHLQLRIEAQGKYMQSILEKAYQTLAGENMASAATNLKGAIVPHHQGIPDMGVVMKEFGSPLGFSSFQDLENIYGGDQIDLQQNMEKPPLDHGFMPINETLCLGKKRSNNPYSGSGKSPLIWSDDLRLQDLGGPASSCLGPQDDPFKGDQIQIAPPGSLDRGASTDIDPMSEIYDSKPVLQSEEKKFDASSMKLERPSPRRAPLQAERMSPMISTGTMAQGRGSPFG, from the exons aTGGAGAGAATGTTCCCTCCCAAGAAGCCCTCTACTATGAATTCCCATGACAGACCCATGTGTGTTCAAGGAGACTCGGGTCTTGTCCTCACCACTGACCCTAAACCTCGCCTCCGTTGGACTGTTGAGCTCCATGAACGCTTTGTTGATGCTGTTACTCAGCTTGGAGGGCCTGATA AGGCCACTCCTAAAACCATCATGAGGGTTATGGGGGTGAAGGGTCTCACCCTTTACCACCTCAAGAGCCACCTTCAG AAATTTAGGCTTGGCAAGCAGCCCCACAAGGAATTCAATGATCACTCGATTAAGGATG CTTCGGCTTTAGAACTGCAGCGAAACACTGCTTCGTCTTCTGCCATGATTGGCCGCAACATGAATGA TAACTCACACATGGTTGATGCGATTAGGATGCAAATAGAGGTGCAGAGAAGATTGCATGAACAACTTGAG GTTCAAAAACACCTTCAGCTAAGGATTGAGGCTCAAGGGAAATACATGCAAAGCATATTGGAGAAGGCTTATCAAACACTTGCTGGTGAAAACATGGCATCTGCTGCCACTAACTTAAAGGGTGCTATTGTACCTCATCACCAAGGGATCCCTGACATGGGAGTAGTGATGAAGGAGTTTGGTTCCCCTCTtggtttttcttctttccaAGACCTTGAAAACATTTATGGAGGTGACCAAATTGACCTTCAGCAGAACATGGAGAAGCCACCCCTTGATCATGGTTTCATGCCAATCAATGAGACCTTGTGTCTGGGGAAGAAGAGGTCCAACAACCCTTACAGTGGGAGTGGGAAGAGCCCTTTGATTTGGAGTGATGATCTAAGGCTTCAAGATTTGGGAGGGCCAGCCTCATCATGCCTTGGCCCTCAAGATGACCCTTTCAAAGGTGATCAGATTCAGATTGCACCACCAGGATCATTGGATAGAGGAGCTAGCACTGACATTGATCCCATGTCAGAGATCTATGACTCAAAGCCTGTGCTTCAGAGTGAAGAGAAAAAGTTTGATGCATCATCTATGAAGCTTGAAAGGCCATCACCAAGAAGAGCACCTCTTCAGGCTGAAAGGATGAGCCCTATGATCAGCACTGGTACCATGGCACAAGGTAGAGGCTCACCATTTGGGTGA
- the PHR27 gene encoding MYB-CC domain-containing transcription factor PHR27 isoform X2 yields the protein MERMFPPKKPSTMNSHDRPMCVQGDSGLVLTTDPKPRLRWTVELHERFVDAVTQLGGPDKATPKTIMRVMGVKGLTLYHLKSHLQKFRLGKQPHKEFNDHSIKDGMRASALELQRNTASSSAMIGRNMNDNSHMVDAIRMQIEVQRRLHEQLEVQKHLQLRIEAQGKYMQSILEKAYQTLAGENMASAATNLKGAIVPHHQGIPDMGVVMKEFGSPLGFSSFQDLENIYGGDQIDLQQNMEKPPLDHGFMPINETLCLGKKRSNNPYSGSGKSPLIWSDDLRLQDLGGPASSCLGPQDDPFKGDQIQIAPPGSLDRGASTDIDPMSEIYDSKPVLQSEEKKFDASSMKLERPSPRRAPLQAERMSPMISTGTMAQGRGSPFG from the exons aTGGAGAGAATGTTCCCTCCCAAGAAGCCCTCTACTATGAATTCCCATGACAGACCCATGTGTGTTCAAGGAGACTCGGGTCTTGTCCTCACCACTGACCCTAAACCTCGCCTCCGTTGGACTGTTGAGCTCCATGAACGCTTTGTTGATGCTGTTACTCAGCTTGGAGGGCCTGATA AGGCCACTCCTAAAACCATCATGAGGGTTATGGGGGTGAAGGGTCTCACCCTTTACCACCTCAAGAGCCACCTTCAG AAATTTAGGCTTGGCAAGCAGCCCCACAAGGAATTCAATGATCACTCGATTAAGGATGGTATGAGAG CTTCGGCTTTAGAACTGCAGCGAAACACTGCTTCGTCTTCTGCCATGATTGGCCGCAACATGAATGA TAACTCACACATGGTTGATGCGATTAGGATGCAAATAGAGGTGCAGAGAAGATTGCATGAACAACTTGAG GTTCAAAAACACCTTCAGCTAAGGATTGAGGCTCAAGGGAAATACATGCAAAGCATATTGGAGAAGGCTTATCAAACACTTGCTGGTGAAAACATGGCATCTGCTGCCACTAACTTAAAGGGTGCTATTGTACCTCATCACCAAGGGATCCCTGACATGGGAGTAGTGATGAAGGAGTTTGGTTCCCCTCTtggtttttcttctttccaAGACCTTGAAAACATTTATGGAGGTGACCAAATTGACCTTCAGCAGAACATGGAGAAGCCACCCCTTGATCATGGTTTCATGCCAATCAATGAGACCTTGTGTCTGGGGAAGAAGAGGTCCAACAACCCTTACAGTGGGAGTGGGAAGAGCCCTTTGATTTGGAGTGATGATCTAAGGCTTCAAGATTTGGGAGGGCCAGCCTCATCATGCCTTGGCCCTCAAGATGACCCTTTCAAAGGTGATCAGATTCAGATTGCACCACCAGGATCATTGGATAGAGGAGCTAGCACTGACATTGATCCCATGTCAGAGATCTATGACTCAAAGCCTGTGCTTCAGAGTGAAGAGAAAAAGTTTGATGCATCATCTATGAAGCTTGAAAGGCCATCACCAAGAAGAGCACCTCTTCAGGCTGAAAGGATGAGCCCTATGATCAGCACTGGTACCATGGCACAAGGTAGAGGCTCACCATTTGGGTGA
- the PHR27 gene encoding MYB-CC domain-containing transcription factor PHR27 isoform X7 — translation MERMFPPKKPSTMNSHDRPMCVQGDSGLVLTTDPKPRLRWTVELHERFVDAVTQLGGPDKATPKTIMRVMGVKGLTLYHLKSHLQKFRLGKQPHKEFNDHSIKDASALELQRNTASSSAMIGRNMNEMQIEVQRRLHEQLEVQKHLQLRIEAQGKYMQSILEKAYQTLAGENMASAATNLKGAIVPHHQGIPDMGVVMKEFGSPLGFSSFQDLENIYGGDQIDLQQNMEKPPLDHGFMPINETLCLGKKRSNNPYSGSGKSPLIWSDDLRLQDLGGPASSCLGPQDDPFKGDQIQIAPPGSLDRGASTDIDPMSEIYDSKPVLQSEEKKFDASSMKLERPSPRRAPLQAERMSPMISTGTMAQGRGSPFG, via the exons aTGGAGAGAATGTTCCCTCCCAAGAAGCCCTCTACTATGAATTCCCATGACAGACCCATGTGTGTTCAAGGAGACTCGGGTCTTGTCCTCACCACTGACCCTAAACCTCGCCTCCGTTGGACTGTTGAGCTCCATGAACGCTTTGTTGATGCTGTTACTCAGCTTGGAGGGCCTGATA AGGCCACTCCTAAAACCATCATGAGGGTTATGGGGGTGAAGGGTCTCACCCTTTACCACCTCAAGAGCCACCTTCAG AAATTTAGGCTTGGCAAGCAGCCCCACAAGGAATTCAATGATCACTCGATTAAGGATG CTTCGGCTTTAGAACTGCAGCGAAACACTGCTTCGTCTTCTGCCATGATTGGCCGCAACATGAATGA GATGCAAATAGAGGTGCAGAGAAGATTGCATGAACAACTTGAG GTTCAAAAACACCTTCAGCTAAGGATTGAGGCTCAAGGGAAATACATGCAAAGCATATTGGAGAAGGCTTATCAAACACTTGCTGGTGAAAACATGGCATCTGCTGCCACTAACTTAAAGGGTGCTATTGTACCTCATCACCAAGGGATCCCTGACATGGGAGTAGTGATGAAGGAGTTTGGTTCCCCTCTtggtttttcttctttccaAGACCTTGAAAACATTTATGGAGGTGACCAAATTGACCTTCAGCAGAACATGGAGAAGCCACCCCTTGATCATGGTTTCATGCCAATCAATGAGACCTTGTGTCTGGGGAAGAAGAGGTCCAACAACCCTTACAGTGGGAGTGGGAAGAGCCCTTTGATTTGGAGTGATGATCTAAGGCTTCAAGATTTGGGAGGGCCAGCCTCATCATGCCTTGGCCCTCAAGATGACCCTTTCAAAGGTGATCAGATTCAGATTGCACCACCAGGATCATTGGATAGAGGAGCTAGCACTGACATTGATCCCATGTCAGAGATCTATGACTCAAAGCCTGTGCTTCAGAGTGAAGAGAAAAAGTTTGATGCATCATCTATGAAGCTTGAAAGGCCATCACCAAGAAGAGCACCTCTTCAGGCTGAAAGGATGAGCCCTATGATCAGCACTGGTACCATGGCACAAGGTAGAGGCTCACCATTTGGGTGA
- the PHR27 gene encoding MYB-CC domain-containing transcription factor PHR27 isoform X6: MERMFPPKKPSTMNSHDRPMCVQGDSGLVLTTDPKPRLRWTVELHERFVDAVTQLGGPDKATPKTIMRVMGVKGLTLYHLKSHLQKFRLGKQPHKEFNDHSIKDASALELQRNTASSSAMIGRNMNEMQIEVQRRLHEQLEQVQKHLQLRIEAQGKYMQSILEKAYQTLAGENMASAATNLKGAIVPHHQGIPDMGVVMKEFGSPLGFSSFQDLENIYGGDQIDLQQNMEKPPLDHGFMPINETLCLGKKRSNNPYSGSGKSPLIWSDDLRLQDLGGPASSCLGPQDDPFKGDQIQIAPPGSLDRGASTDIDPMSEIYDSKPVLQSEEKKFDASSMKLERPSPRRAPLQAERMSPMISTGTMAQGRGSPFG; this comes from the exons aTGGAGAGAATGTTCCCTCCCAAGAAGCCCTCTACTATGAATTCCCATGACAGACCCATGTGTGTTCAAGGAGACTCGGGTCTTGTCCTCACCACTGACCCTAAACCTCGCCTCCGTTGGACTGTTGAGCTCCATGAACGCTTTGTTGATGCTGTTACTCAGCTTGGAGGGCCTGATA AGGCCACTCCTAAAACCATCATGAGGGTTATGGGGGTGAAGGGTCTCACCCTTTACCACCTCAAGAGCCACCTTCAG AAATTTAGGCTTGGCAAGCAGCCCCACAAGGAATTCAATGATCACTCGATTAAGGATG CTTCGGCTTTAGAACTGCAGCGAAACACTGCTTCGTCTTCTGCCATGATTGGCCGCAACATGAATGA GATGCAAATAGAGGTGCAGAGAAGATTGCATGAACAACTTGAG CAGGTTCAAAAACACCTTCAGCTAAGGATTGAGGCTCAAGGGAAATACATGCAAAGCATATTGGAGAAGGCTTATCAAACACTTGCTGGTGAAAACATGGCATCTGCTGCCACTAACTTAAAGGGTGCTATTGTACCTCATCACCAAGGGATCCCTGACATGGGAGTAGTGATGAAGGAGTTTGGTTCCCCTCTtggtttttcttctttccaAGACCTTGAAAACATTTATGGAGGTGACCAAATTGACCTTCAGCAGAACATGGAGAAGCCACCCCTTGATCATGGTTTCATGCCAATCAATGAGACCTTGTGTCTGGGGAAGAAGAGGTCCAACAACCCTTACAGTGGGAGTGGGAAGAGCCCTTTGATTTGGAGTGATGATCTAAGGCTTCAAGATTTGGGAGGGCCAGCCTCATCATGCCTTGGCCCTCAAGATGACCCTTTCAAAGGTGATCAGATTCAGATTGCACCACCAGGATCATTGGATAGAGGAGCTAGCACTGACATTGATCCCATGTCAGAGATCTATGACTCAAAGCCTGTGCTTCAGAGTGAAGAGAAAAAGTTTGATGCATCATCTATGAAGCTTGAAAGGCCATCACCAAGAAGAGCACCTCTTCAGGCTGAAAGGATGAGCCCTATGATCAGCACTGGTACCATGGCACAAGGTAGAGGCTCACCATTTGGGTGA
- the PHR27 gene encoding MYB-CC domain-containing transcription factor PHR27 isoform X5 — protein sequence MERMFPPKKPSTMNSHDRPMCVQGDSGLVLTTDPKPRLRWTVELHERFVDAVTQLGGPDKATPKTIMRVMGVKGLTLYHLKSHLQKFRLGKQPHKEFNDHSIKDGMRASALELQRNTASSSAMIGRNMNEMQIEVQRRLHEQLEQVQKHLQLRIEAQGKYMQSILEKAYQTLAGENMASAATNLKGAIVPHHQGIPDMGVVMKEFGSPLGFSSFQDLENIYGGDQIDLQQNMEKPPLDHGFMPINETLCLGKKRSNNPYSGSGKSPLIWSDDLRLQDLGGPASSCLGPQDDPFKGDQIQIAPPGSLDRGASTDIDPMSEIYDSKPVLQSEEKKFDASSMKLERPSPRRAPLQAERMSPMISTGTMAQGRGSPFG from the exons aTGGAGAGAATGTTCCCTCCCAAGAAGCCCTCTACTATGAATTCCCATGACAGACCCATGTGTGTTCAAGGAGACTCGGGTCTTGTCCTCACCACTGACCCTAAACCTCGCCTCCGTTGGACTGTTGAGCTCCATGAACGCTTTGTTGATGCTGTTACTCAGCTTGGAGGGCCTGATA AGGCCACTCCTAAAACCATCATGAGGGTTATGGGGGTGAAGGGTCTCACCCTTTACCACCTCAAGAGCCACCTTCAG AAATTTAGGCTTGGCAAGCAGCCCCACAAGGAATTCAATGATCACTCGATTAAGGATGGTATGAGAG CTTCGGCTTTAGAACTGCAGCGAAACACTGCTTCGTCTTCTGCCATGATTGGCCGCAACATGAATGA GATGCAAATAGAGGTGCAGAGAAGATTGCATGAACAACTTGAG CAGGTTCAAAAACACCTTCAGCTAAGGATTGAGGCTCAAGGGAAATACATGCAAAGCATATTGGAGAAGGCTTATCAAACACTTGCTGGTGAAAACATGGCATCTGCTGCCACTAACTTAAAGGGTGCTATTGTACCTCATCACCAAGGGATCCCTGACATGGGAGTAGTGATGAAGGAGTTTGGTTCCCCTCTtggtttttcttctttccaAGACCTTGAAAACATTTATGGAGGTGACCAAATTGACCTTCAGCAGAACATGGAGAAGCCACCCCTTGATCATGGTTTCATGCCAATCAATGAGACCTTGTGTCTGGGGAAGAAGAGGTCCAACAACCCTTACAGTGGGAGTGGGAAGAGCCCTTTGATTTGGAGTGATGATCTAAGGCTTCAAGATTTGGGAGGGCCAGCCTCATCATGCCTTGGCCCTCAAGATGACCCTTTCAAAGGTGATCAGATTCAGATTGCACCACCAGGATCATTGGATAGAGGAGCTAGCACTGACATTGATCCCATGTCAGAGATCTATGACTCAAAGCCTGTGCTTCAGAGTGAAGAGAAAAAGTTTGATGCATCATCTATGAAGCTTGAAAGGCCATCACCAAGAAGAGCACCTCTTCAGGCTGAAAGGATGAGCCCTATGATCAGCACTGGTACCATGGCACAAGGTAGAGGCTCACCATTTGGGTGA
- the PHR27 gene encoding MYB-CC domain-containing transcription factor PHR27, producing MERMFPPKKPSTMNSHDRPMCVQGDSGLVLTTDPKPRLRWTVELHERFVDAVTQLGGPDKATPKTIMRVMGVKGLTLYHLKSHLQKFRLGKQPHKEFNDHSIKDGMRASALELQRNTASSSAMIGRNMNEMQIEVQRRLHEQLEVQKHLQLRIEAQGKYMQSILEKAYQTLAGENMASAATNLKGAIVPHHQGIPDMGVVMKEFGSPLGFSSFQDLENIYGGDQIDLQQNMEKPPLDHGFMPINETLCLGKKRSNNPYSGSGKSPLIWSDDLRLQDLGGPASSCLGPQDDPFKGDQIQIAPPGSLDRGASTDIDPMSEIYDSKPVLQSEEKKFDASSMKLERPSPRRAPLQAERMSPMISTGTMAQGRGSPFG from the exons aTGGAGAGAATGTTCCCTCCCAAGAAGCCCTCTACTATGAATTCCCATGACAGACCCATGTGTGTTCAAGGAGACTCGGGTCTTGTCCTCACCACTGACCCTAAACCTCGCCTCCGTTGGACTGTTGAGCTCCATGAACGCTTTGTTGATGCTGTTACTCAGCTTGGAGGGCCTGATA AGGCCACTCCTAAAACCATCATGAGGGTTATGGGGGTGAAGGGTCTCACCCTTTACCACCTCAAGAGCCACCTTCAG AAATTTAGGCTTGGCAAGCAGCCCCACAAGGAATTCAATGATCACTCGATTAAGGATGGTATGAGAG CTTCGGCTTTAGAACTGCAGCGAAACACTGCTTCGTCTTCTGCCATGATTGGCCGCAACATGAATGA GATGCAAATAGAGGTGCAGAGAAGATTGCATGAACAACTTGAG GTTCAAAAACACCTTCAGCTAAGGATTGAGGCTCAAGGGAAATACATGCAAAGCATATTGGAGAAGGCTTATCAAACACTTGCTGGTGAAAACATGGCATCTGCTGCCACTAACTTAAAGGGTGCTATTGTACCTCATCACCAAGGGATCCCTGACATGGGAGTAGTGATGAAGGAGTTTGGTTCCCCTCTtggtttttcttctttccaAGACCTTGAAAACATTTATGGAGGTGACCAAATTGACCTTCAGCAGAACATGGAGAAGCCACCCCTTGATCATGGTTTCATGCCAATCAATGAGACCTTGTGTCTGGGGAAGAAGAGGTCCAACAACCCTTACAGTGGGAGTGGGAAGAGCCCTTTGATTTGGAGTGATGATCTAAGGCTTCAAGATTTGGGAGGGCCAGCCTCATCATGCCTTGGCCCTCAAGATGACCCTTTCAAAGGTGATCAGATTCAGATTGCACCACCAGGATCATTGGATAGAGGAGCTAGCACTGACATTGATCCCATGTCAGAGATCTATGACTCAAAGCCTGTGCTTCAGAGTGAAGAGAAAAAGTTTGATGCATCATCTATGAAGCTTGAAAGGCCATCACCAAGAAGAGCACCTCTTCAGGCTGAAAGGATGAGCCCTATGATCAGCACTGGTACCATGGCACAAGGTAGAGGCTCACCATTTGGGTGA